The genomic DNA CACAAATTTTATGAATGGAAATCAATGGCgtagaaggaagaagaaacagagCGAAGAGATTGTGGGGCTTTCTAGGGTTTTTTGCTTCGCCGATGTGAGTTTGGTAGTGAAACGATGGGAAGAGTCTGTCCGATTAAAATCCAATATTTCGTTTCTAAAATCTCCAAAATAcccctttcattattttcttctctttttctttttcttttaatatttcaacgtaaaattaattttcataaatataataaaaatattcaacttCCATTAACATTGATAAACTACATGATCATTTATCataatattacaatttattgTGAACAGAGATGAACTACATGATCATTTATCATaagacttttcaaagtcaacaTTTATCATgaactacatgatcgtgtatcatgaaCTACACAATCATTACTAGGgcttttcaaaatcataatGTATCATGAACTTCATGTCGTGTATCGTAAACTACACACGACCATGTATCATCATCTACACTATAATTTactgggtttttttttctttccaaaaccaTTGTTTATCACGAACTAATAATCGTGCATCATAAACTACGCAATTGTTTAACGATTGTGTATCAGGATcgtttaaaagaagaattacacgCTCGTGTGTAGCTGGTGTAATTCGTGTATCATGATCGTTTGGAAGAAAAATCTCTACATGCACGTACGTGACCGATTAATCGCATATTGATATAggcattttttatattttccgttttcaaaattgttttgtaCGTGTaaatattctttccttttgttatatttttaaaagacccctaaattttacaacaaatattatccgaattctcttttctctaaaaaatatccttataattttaaatttacagtattttcaaaagtacTACTCGCATAAGAATATTGTGAGAAGTAGAGATTTGTAAATTTACTCGTTATTTAGGTTCTTTATGGAAAATATTCTCTGTTagctttttccttcttcaattatccattttttaacaaaattctcGACcttgtaaaaatttatatattttttttaatgttaaataGGCGGTTCTAATacatttgtatttaaataaaatgctgtaaaattttcttataaaatgtaatattcAATGTTCCAAAGTATCATCTCATAATTTCTCAACAAAGTCAGTCAACCATTcgattcaatttaaatattacacCATACATTCGTACAATTCAAAACACTTTCGgtgttaaaatatatgaatcaTAGAAACACATGAAAAAGGATCATAATAAGAATTTAGAGACAGGTAATTGGTAAAAgttgtaattaaatatgtgtatgtatgtatacgtGTATCTATACACATGTATATACAtgcaaatatatgtatatatatggttgTGGTTGTAAGGATAATGGGTATGAATATCTTTTAGCTAATTAGAGATAgtgtaattttatttacaaggttggtttgaatgaaaataagaTAAACATGTTGAAAGTGATCaagtatgaaaattttcaacaaatatacATGTTTATAGGATAAACATCATCAATGGAAATACTAAACTCAACTTGTTTTACCCCCTCTCCAAGGTCAATCTTTCTTTTGCTTGATTACTAATTTGCTAATCTATCAAAACtgaataattaaacaaagCATTAAGAACTTTTATCAGCAACCTCTTTTGCTATCGTCATTCAATGGTCATGGTATGTTCAAACAATACATGCTCAATTACTTTTCGCTATACAACAATTGTAGGATGATGGTGAATTAAACCTCTTTATCTTTATAACATAAGACTGTGTCAATTACCGCTAAGTTAAGTTCATTCTAGCaccttatttattttgatagttTGTTATAATACTTTGCATGACATAGGTTAACTTTTAAGATGCTAAATGTCCACCTTAGGAGTATAGCAATTAAATCAAGTAGGGTAGATTGAGATTTTAATCAAACTACTTTTTGATAAAACTGGGtattgataattattattgttggcAAAATTAAGTACATAAAAATTGTAGTTACAACCTTGCTTCCAATGCAAGAGAAATTTGGAAACCAACCAAATCTCGAAAGGACAATAATTTCCATAAaacataatatcaaataaatttagctTGAAAGTATCACATAAACATGTAAGGAGATCTACCGTCTTCACTTTCACGTTGATTCttatacaaaatgataaagaagaaacaaaaaacacttCATTTCTTTAGCATACTTATTATGAAAGTATTACCAATCATATGTAAATGTCTTAATTAGCTGCTCATGATCATATGTTTTGGATATCAAAATGCTAAATTTAAGTATGACTTGAATATAGTGAGgcttgaattttgaataatagTTATGTACTGAATATGAAttagaaaatggagagaaaaaaacaataaattataatggGTGGACATtggaggtttttttttttttttttttttttttttaaattgcaaatgtaaaaatttattacaaatatatttaaatttcaaaagttattaagacaacattttaattttaaagaagttcaaaattaataaaaagaaaacgaattagattttttaaaaagcaacTTCACCTCTTCAAGAAACGAATAATTAGACCAAATTAATGTATAAGTTTCGGATTCTgcaatattaagaaaaaaaaaggagtttaaaaaaaaaatacaaaatatttacagaaGACAAAAATCTTTTATCACTAAATTTGACAtaatatttctatattttaaaaaaatattttctatactttggtttttattttttgtaaaactGATAATGTGGGTGTTGGCAAAAAGATGATAAACTTAAACCTACAAACACATACCCACAAGGAGcccatgaaaaagaaaaatcaaatgttaatatcaaaattacaaaacaccATCGACTTATTTCTCTATTAAGTTAAAAGCAAAGCAAAATAGAAGAATCCTTTACTACAGGGAACTGTTATGGTCTCTACATTAAACTTTTGCCTCTATGGTATATGGTATGAATTTTACTCGCTTTCTTCGTCGCTTTCTTGCTGCAAGGTCAAGTGATTTAGATTCTTCTCCAATGGCGGAAGTCCATCTTCCGAATCATCGGAACCTTCATCATGTTCGCTCACGGATGACTTATCTGCACCTACAACATATGTTCAGTCTCGTTTCAGTGAAACCCTCACAAGTCCTTCCATACGAAAACAACTCTAGTCCCAAATCAAAAGGGCCTCTACTTCATTGATTTAGCCCAAATTGGTTTggttttcataaatgtataCTCCCAAAAACAGTCTATCTGTTTATTTTGGTTCGATAATGTTGATTAGAGtcaatttggtttgattttgatcGGCTTGGTTGCTTGCTCTTGTCAGTATGGTTAATGTTTATAACTATGGACAccaaaaatttcttcaacatGACAATCACATTGTGTGATTCTTAAAAAACAGTTGGATGTGAATTCGAAAATCTACCTGTTCCTAATAACTACTagatataaactaaaaatacttCAGCAACGTTTTCTCCACGCATATAGAGAGTATGATGCAactccattttcttcaaattaaggtgcaaaacaaaaaacagatCGATGTAATTGATTCAAAAGATTACCTTCGACATTATGCGGTTCTTTGGGGACTTGTCGTTGTTGTGATAACCAAGCATTCTGGACCGAAATAATATCCGCACTATTCTCACATGCTGAGTATTGTTTTAGAAGTTCTCTGTgtaatacaaaagaaaaataagcaAGCATGATCATGGAAAAGGCTCAAATAATAGCGCCATTTATAAGCCTAGAATTCCTCTATATACTTGAAGGCTAAATggctaaatttgtaatttagtaTCAAATATCTCAGGTAATTGCGAGCTAATAGGCAGGTCCAGTTAGAATATGATAAGCAGTACTGCTTTGGAATGACTTTTTAAGTGAAGTGTTTTGAAGTGCAAAGTAAGTGTTTTTAAGCCCTTAATCATTTCTAAACAAGCCTTTTAATCTTCATTTGATGCAAGTAGGTTGCAATTATTATGGATGAACCAGCATATTATATcgtgtttgtttttaaaactaaaaatttaagagttaaataataaaacataccTATTAACGGAAAGAAAAGCATGACCCCACTTGAATTTACCAAGCAACAGATCTGCTGTTTCCCCTTCCCCACTGTTAGTTCAGTTCAATAGAGATAGTTAAACAAAATGAACAGAATACTTGCTCATCTACACCAACAAATAATCATATTTCCATTTCAAGCTATAAAGTAGTTTAAACATCCATTAAAAAAGTGATAAGCAGAGTGTTAACAACTTAACATTAACAATTACCACAAATCATATTGTATTGACAGTCTCTGGAAGTCTTAGGTTGCTAAAGGAGGATTACTACCGGAGATCTACAACTTGGTTAGTTACAACATCAGCAACAACAATAACCTTTCTTTGTGACTAATTAGAACCAAAGGGACtaacaaaaccaaacaaaaaacttCATCAGAGTTCTGTATCTTGAAGTGAAGTGACTAATAAGACTACTCTATAGCACTTTGCCAAATTTGAACAATCAAGCAGGGAAGTATGCTGTTCTCTCACTTCCAATGAAAGAAGTACAACACCTTATAAATCTTAGATCATTTTCCCTGAATTATCAGAAGTAAGCTAATTGCACCAAATTTATGACAAAAGGATACAAGATGACATGAGGATTAGCAATTGACATGAATCTCAGCAGAATTTAGAACAAAGTTGCAAACAAGAGAAAAGATGAGATAAAGGTGCGTTACCATATGATTAGAGCGGCGGCTAATGCTTCCACGCAAGATAACTCACATGGTCGACCATAGTTTACTGGGTTTGCTGCTACTAGCCAAGGTACTACAAATATTTGCATAAACAATTTGCAGGATGTGAAAATCAGAACCAAGAGAACAAAATCATGATCTAGTAATTACCAAAGCCAACCAAATAGAGTCTAGTCAGGAAAATGCACTTCATCAAATTTAGTGAAATCTCAATGGCAGTTTGGAAATTACTAACAATCAAATGACAGCAAGGTTAAGAACTACACAAGACTTTCATATTCAAGATGTAAATCTCTTACATAGGCGAGGAGCAGCACATCGCAATTTCACAAATGGAACATCACCCAACCGTGCCCATGAGCAATCCACAACTGCTAATCCTTTTTGTTTAAGAAGACTATGATCTTCTTTGGAGACACAATTCACCCCCACTGGACTgccaaaattttaagattgaaAAGGTTCAATATAGGAAccaacaaaatgtttatatgCCTTTGAGTATGAATTTAATCACTACCATTCATCTCCTTTCATCAgatcacaaaaaaaattacgaAAGCATGTTCTTGTAAGAGGATAGTTAGCAATATGATAGATCATGGCCAACCATAGGGAGAAGCACATACTACTAGATTGATAAAGTACAACTAATGCAAAAACGGCCAAATGAAAAGTAATAGCCATGTTTCTAATCCTTCAATTTACTACAATCAGTTATTGACAATAGAGTAAAGAGATGTACACGGTTTTcggaaaatttgaaaactctCCTCTCTCAAACACCCAACTTAACCCAGAAGAAATAACTCTTACGTGCAGTCTTTACTTACAAGTTACAAGTTAGAACATACTGCACTTAGCTTGCACCGTTCCCACCCTTCAATAAATTACACCACTAGGTGACGAGTCGAACCCTCACTATATCCCAATAAAGATTGGTTTCTTCATTATTAAAGAAGTGTTCCCCAAAATACATTATGAAATGGGCAAAGGTTGTAACAGAATAGCAAGagctaaaatcaaaatcttagCTTGCTCATAGACCACAATAACGAATAGCTCTACTCTAGCCAGTCTCCTTTGTAAAAGATCAGAATCTCATAATGTCTTTacattttccctcttttttcatataattactAGGCTTTTGTGATGGAAGCCGTTATATGGTCCATGGTCTCCCAGCTTGTCCATGACTTTCTGGTTTGTATGTATCTGGGCCACTCctttacaaatgaaaaatataccCTTAGGTTGTCTATCAAAGGGGGCTTCTCTCTGGGCCACCCATTTAGGGATGAAAAATATACCCTTTCGGTTGTCTATCAAAGGGCGCTTCTTTTTCACTCTAGGTGAAACCGCCACAACCATTTGGCTACAAAAGTCGGTTACAAATTCTAATTCAGAAGAATTCTCAATTGACGATAATTTTAGTGAAGTAATAGCAAGTTTATTCCAAAATCCAATGGAAAGAAAATCTATTCAGACTCCTAAAAGTAAGTTTTCCTTGGTTGATCTATCTATAATCCCATCTAAATTCTCCTCCTTAATTGCAAGTTTTGGCTTAAGTTCAGGGGTTGCTTCTTCTCAATTATCATTAGTGATTGTTGTTTGTTACTTCTTTTCAGTTATGAAAAAATTTCCTCCATCTCATCATCCGGATGGTTGTGGCAGTTTCACCTGgagtaaaaattattttgaagcTTTAAAGTTGTAGCTGGTCCTTTGAGGATTCTCTTAAAAAACTGGTGGCATCTTGTTCATGTGGGTTGAAAATAAGGTGTCAGTTAAAGAAACACTCAAATGGGTTTTTCTTCAAAGCAACATCATAGAGTGTTCTTGATGGATATCTAATACAATCCTTCTcattatataaaagaagattCTATGGCCGGATCCTATGTCAATTCATAGTTATTGTGAAGGCCTTTGATGCATTTGTGGAGTCTTCAATATTTCAGTATTTCAAGATGGCCTAATCATCATTTTCCTACCGGTTGAACCACAAAAGGTTTGCTTCTTTACCAAATGGGTCAGTTTTTTTCATTGGGATTGTGTGATTTTGTCATGGGAGTTTCATTCATTAGCCTTTTGGAAAGACGAAAGAGGTTGAAATTCTGAATTTGAGCAGCTTCTTCATGCTTTATTGATGAAAAAAGTGGAGCATAGTGTTGATTCTCACAGCTGAAAGTTAGATGCCTTTAGACGTTATTTAGTTAGAGATGTGATGTGACAACTAGTTTGTTATTGTATTATCATACACTAACATTCAGTTACAACTAAACTAGAACACAAGGAAGCATAATCGTTCAGTACCTTAAGACAATGCCTCCAAACCCACTGTTAACACGCAAATCCTGCATGAACTCAAGAGAAGTTAGATTCATTCTTTATTCAATGTAGAAAGAAATCCGTTAATAGTATTTTATACACAATGCCATCTAACTAAAACCTTAAACAAGCATGAATCCGATTAATCATACAAATATGAAAGCATCTTGCCTCATTTAATGAatcaacttaaaaataattaaacaaaactgtACTTTTTGTTCCTtagtttttactatttctatTTGGTCCCTGTTTTTTCAACTTCTACAATTTAAACCCAATTTGTTGGTTTACAATTGAAAGGCATGAATGTCAAGAGTTTCAAGGATTCTGTCATCTAAGTTGTACTTTTTATAAAGCATTGTATGACCAAACTAAGAAATTAGGATTACACATTTGGAAAGTTCCTCGTTTTGGACATTCTCCACTTGGGAAGCAAAACCATCCATTAGATTTTCTCCAGCATCTAAACACAATATAACCTATTTTTCTATAGACTTCCATTCCTGTTCCCTAAGCATCGAATTCATATTGATACCAATCATCATATGTGAATGCATCTTCAAAATTCCCAGCAAGATcgtatagaactaagtcaaTACATCCAACAATACATTTCGTACAATAACTAACGAAGTGGAGAGGGAATGCAAACATACAAACTAATTAACCCTGTTAGAGAACTAAAATGGTTTCTTTATATGCCTACACGAACCAATCACTGCGAAAATAAGCAACatagtaaaaaatatgaaaacaaaagaaaaggagagaatCAGGTACGTTCTTTTAACAAGCCAAATCGTGCAAGCTTGCGTCCTGTACACCTTTTTGCATCACACTGCCCAAAATCCTGAATCAACCACAAAACAccatcaatttcaatttacttACAACTTTGTAAGCTCAAGCTTTCATTCCCATTTGTAACAACAGCACAACAGTAACAAGTTTAAGGATGACACAATTCAgaattcaacaacaaaaacgcgaaggaaaaaaaaatgttaagcACACACCCACATGGCAAGGTGAATATTTGGACGCGTTGGCTCCTCTTCATTGGCTGCAACAAAAAGGAACTCGTCAGGAACCTAAATCCAAAGTCTCTCCACTATAAAAGGGCTTCTTTAAACAGAACAAAATCACCCATGTAGAAGCAAACTTCAGTGAGACAAAGTAGGCACCTGGGTCGACCGGCAAACACTCATCCTCtctgaaaaaaagaaataaacaaaacaaatgatcGATATAATGAAAAGACGAATCAGAGGAAAAGGGTAAGAGTATATGTAAATACCCAATAAATTTATGGCCCCGAGTAGATTGTCCGCGACGAGGATGATGATTTTTGAAGCGTCTAGTCTTGTTATGGCTCATTCTGAGGCAGTTTAGTGAAGTGGGATTCGGTGATGTTGGGTTCTCCTTTACTTCTAGACCTGTTCAGAAAAATCAttggaataataataacatgaCCTGGGTCGGTTAAATAAGTGTAGGGTTGGCCCAAGCCAATATAAACCTAAACCCTGAACCTTTTTACCGAAATTCCTTCAATCACCCAGTCGCCCACACGCTCCGTCGCCGCGCCCCTTTCCGAAATTCCTTCAATCTTCTCAAGGGTAGTGTTAAGAGGAAGAGTCCTAAGAAGCTACTAAAGGAAGAAGAGCTCTCAGAAAGTAGGAAAGTTTCCCTGACTATTTTCTTCCCCTTTACTTGATATTATTGTTTGTCCTTATTTTTCTGCATTATCTCTTCTGGTTTTGGTCGTCAAATTCATTTGCATAATTGTAATTATCCATAGTTTATGATTAGTTTTTACAATTCGAAAGGTTAAAATTTTGGAGTTAAGATAGAATGACCAATTTCTAAAAACCACAAAACATGCTGTGGGTGTTGTAATTATACTAACAAAGGCTTTCTTTGTTCaagcttcaattcttcctaCCTTGTAAATATAAACTATGAACTCCCAActtactttttcttaaaaaaatattaatagtaaacaattttacttttaatacaTATGTATAAGTATATAAACGGCGATGGAGTAAGGTTTGTCTTTGTCATGCCATTGAATTTTAAGCTTCGAATATgttaaattcatatttgttaatagaaaaataaggaaaaagtGTACCCCTAaaataaaaccctaaaccctttcATATTCCTCTCACTCTTGTTCCACCTCCGTCTTTGCGCCTTTGCGCCTTTGCGCCAAATCTCTATCTATGTATCACTCTCAATTGAGCCTTTGATCATCtgtaaattttagtttttgctttttttttcctgcCTTTCTTCCcatatctaatatttttttatgttgtctACCAACTCAGATTTGCATTCTGAGAAATAAATTCTCCATAAACATGGCGGGGCTTCtatttaatgatattttcaagGTCAAGTGTGTCAACCCAGATGGTAAAAAGTATGATAAAGGTACTTCCCTCAAGCTTCTTATTGCTCTCTCattcttttaattcttagtTTCTGGTTTATGAACTTTTGAGCCTCCGTTGAGATGTTGGGAATCACAAAACTCACTTGTTACAAGACGCTGCTCTCTCAATAGACGAGCTactctcattgccaattggttttgagatgcCCATGCTATAAAATAGCCCCCTTTGTGGACTTGAAACTTCTTCACTGTATTGATTTTAGCGTGAAGGATTTTACAGGATGCACATTGATTGCATAAAATTGTTGTTCTAGTTTCTAGAATTGAAGCACGGAGTGAGAAGCTTTCGATGCATATGCTGCTGGATGTAAATACAGAGATATATCCTATTGATGAAGGTGAGAAGCTTCTGATGGTCTTGTCTCCCACGTTGAACTATGATGGATCTCCTGTTACCAGCTATAAAGATCAGGTAATCCCtcccaatgttttatttaactttgttGATGGAGGATTCGGGCTGTTCCTTTTCTGTTTGCATTGTTTAAAAGACCAGacaggtaaaaaaaaaaaactgttggCATCTGCGTCCATATCAATTTTTCCATGAGTAGAAATGgtagatatataataatattttataggAATTACTAAAGATATCATTAATAACTCCTCAAGGTATCTCTGCGACTGAACATTTGGAGAAGGATCTTATCAAGGAgtctaaaaaaaactagaaaaaaggGTCTGCAAATTGCAGGGCAAGTATCCATTGGTTTCGTTCTGTCAAGGCCGTGCTTGTGCTAGCCATGTCTCTTGAAAACAAATGTGAGGAAAGGAATGTGACTTATTTAGGCTCCTTATGACTTGTGTCTAAGGCTTGTGATGCATGACATAGATTTGTTAAGTCTTGAATATGCGCTTGGTGTTCCAACTTCCCTTAAGACACTGAGGAGCATCTTATTAATCTCAATAGAGTCCTTCaagtttttgaatttcttgaacCAATATTTCGGAGGAGGCCCTTGTTTTAATCTACCTTGTTGCATCTATGGCTCAAAAGAAATTGGAGAATCTTTAGAGATATAGAAAAGTCATGAGAGGTGGTTTAGAGTGAGTTGCATTTCAATGCCTCTCTGTAGGCGTGCAGAGAGCTTGTTCCacttctttttgaaaaaaactgtattgttcttttaattttgttctctttgCTTCTATGTTATGCTGTActgtcatttatttttatctgcttcttttgctctttcattacatttatttcttatgaagaaaatatgcacttgttaatttatttaattttattttaaaggttCGTAACTTTGTATAAATTGCCAACACAAGCATAGCGTAGTTGGCATTTGTATGTTCCCGAGGACAAGATGTTCGTGTTCAAATTCCCCACCCCAAGTTGTACTtaaaaagacttttttttaaagaaacttcGTATAGACTATAGAAACAAAagtataatcaaaattttgtagaTGTTGGATAGCATTAGAAACGTAGATACACTTTTAACATAAAGTTAACAAGAGAAACTTTGACAAACCTGGTTTAATTCAGTTTCCATGATCGTAATTGTAAACAtcacatttgaaattttagtggTAATATCCTTCAAATGAACTTAATTTTTGGCAGGAAGGGAAGAAATCTTTAGCTGATAAGTTTGAATACATCATGCATGGTAAAACATACAAACTTTCAGATGAAGGCTCAGGTTCAGACTTGAAAGTGTAAGTGACCTAACATTCTCACGATTTTCTGCAACAGTTCAAATCTGTCATTTTCTTGTCAAATCTTCTATGAATAAAACAAGTACCCTAACCAATTGGAGAGGGCAGTTAACCTCTCCTTCCCTACAATTAGACCGTGTACCATGTCCATGACTCCACTAACCAATTGCTTTGGGGATTATACCCTTTTTACTCTTTCTAGCATGAGTACTAATAATTGAGTCGTATGAGGCGTTTGCAActcaattaataaattgtttcaCATGTCTCGTAAATCGTTGGCTCTGATGTTGTTTGGTTGGAATGATTGTATATGCAGGGAGGTTTATGCATCTTTTGGAGGACTCCAAATGCTGTTGAAGGGAGATCCCATCCACTGTGCCAAATTCAGGGTGGATCAGAACATGTTTTTGCTCCTTCGAAAACTCACATAAAACATACAAATCTCTAGTATGGCCTTTTGTTATTACAAAGATTGTGATAACTCTGCATAACTATTGATCATATCTGcagataaattttgaattgaattctTTTACCAGATCGATCTTCATAGTCGTTGTATGGTTAGTGctatcttaaaattttctagtggtttgtttttttcactCAACATTAGTGAGTGTTGCAACAATTCTCCTTAgattgtaatttaaattaattgaactaTATTATTGactaataattatagttgAAGGAAAAATAGACCTAAAAATGAAAGGATTAGGTAGCAAAGGAATTCTCGCaccacaaatatatatgagtTAGAACtatattttcctttaattaaaaataaattttgttgaactgatttatatatctaatatGATTTGAGGATTAAAACATTCATCAATAATACATTCGTAAATTGGAGTATGGTTCGACTTTGATATGGAGTCAAtatctttaatattaattagagaaaaatacCTTTTTGTCTCTGCCTTCTATTAGTTCATCATTTTTAAGCTtagattttggttttaatttagtttataagcATCAAAATATTGCAATTTTACCCATATTTACAATTTGTTTCAATCTTCCGTCCTTCAACTTTGAATATTGTTCCATAGGAGAAAATGAACGTCATTTCTCGTTTAATATTTTGACATTCTTCTTAT from Cucumis sativus cultivar 9930 unplaced genomic scaffold, Cucumber_9930_V3 scaffold78, whole genome shotgun sequence includes the following:
- the LOC101207932 gene encoding DNA-directed RNA polymerases II, IV and V subunit 8B isoform X2; the encoded protein is MAGLLFNDIFKVKCVNPDGKKYDKVSRIEARSEKLSMHMLLDVNTEIYPIDEGEKLLMVLSPTLNYDGSPVTSYKDQGGLCIFWRTPNAVEGRSHPLCQIQGGSEHVFAPSKTHIKHTNL
- the LOC101207685 gene encoding ribosome biogenesis protein TSR3 homolog isoform X2, with protein sequence MSHNKTRRFKNHHPRRGQSTRGHKFIGEDECLPVDPANEEEPTRPNIHLAMWDFGQCDAKRCTGRKLARFGLLKDLRVNSGFGGIVLSPVGVNCVSKEDHSLLKQKGLAVVDCSWARLGDVPFVKLRCAAPRLLPWLVAANPVNYGRPCELSCVEALAAALIICGEGETADLLLGKFKWGHAFLSVNRELLKQYSACENSADIISVQNAWLSQQRQVPKEPHNVEDKSSVSEHDEGSDDSEDGLPPLEKNLNHLTLQQESDEESE
- the LOC101207685 gene encoding ribosome biogenesis protein TSR3 homolog isoform X1, with product MSHNKTRRFKNHHPRRGQSTRGHKFIGEDECLPVDPANEEEPTRPNIHLAMWDFGQCDAKRCTGRKLARFGLLKDLRVNSGFGGIVLSPVGVNCVSKEDHSLLKQKGLAVVDCSWARLGDVPFVKLRCAAPRLLPWLVAANPVNYGRPCELSCVEALAAALIICGEGETADLLLGKFKWGHAFLSVNRELLKQYSACENSADIISVQNAWLSQQRQVPKEPHNVEGADKSSVSEHDEGSDDSEDGLPPLEKNLNHLTLQQESDEESE
- the LOC101207932 gene encoding DNA-directed RNA polymerases II, IV and V subunit 8B isoform X1, producing the protein MAGLLFNDIFKVKCVNPDGKKYDKVSRIEARSEKLSMHMLLDVNTEIYPIDEGEKLLMVLSPTLNYDGSPVTSYKDQEGKKSLADKFEYIMHGKTYKLSDEGSGSDLKVEVYASFGGLQMLLKGDPIHCAKFRVDQNMFLLLRKLT